One segment of Brassica napus cultivar Da-Ae chromosome C3, Da-Ae, whole genome shotgun sequence DNA contains the following:
- the LOC106385795 gene encoding LOB domain-containing protein 16-like, protein MATSGNITTAGTGSPCGACKFLRRKCLSDCIFEPYFSSEQGAERFAAIHKVFGASNVSKLLLKVPIHDRCEAVVTIAYEAQARLHDPVYGCVSHIFSLQQQVAYLQAQVMQMKAHIAGHKTSAAEGTHQFTTWQQTSGSPIDSAYSTPYNHHHHTPYGHINPNNPVSPQSSLEESFSKTSSDVTTTANVRETHQTGGGVYGQGELGFQEGYPNKKRSVSYCDSDLGELQALALRMMKN, encoded by the exons ATGGCAACTTCCGGTAACATTACAACGGCAGGGACAGGTTCACCGTGCGGCGCATGCAAGTTCCTGAGAAGGAAATGTTTATCAGATTGTATATTCGAACCTTACTTCTCATCCGAGCAGGGAGCAGAAAGATTCGCAGCTATTCATAAGGTGTTTGGAGCCAGCAACGTCTCTAAGCTCTTGCTTAAGGTCCCAATCCATGATCGATGTGAAGCTGTTGTCACCATCGCCTACGAAGCTCAGGCTCGTCTTCATGACCCTGTGTATGGCTGTGTCTCTCATATTTTCTCCCTCCAACAACAG GTGGCTTACTTGCAAGCACAAGTCATGCAAATGAAGGCACATATCGCCGGCCACAAGACGTCAGCCGCCGAAGGTACTCACCAATTCACGACGTGGCAACAAACTAGTGGCTCACCGATCGATAGTGCGTACTCAACACCATATAACCATCACCATCATACTCCCTACGGTCACATAAACCCTAATAATCCGGTCTCGCCACAGAGCTCGCTAGAAGAATCTTTCAGCAAGACGAGCAGTGACGTCACAACTACAGCTAACGTGCGTGAGACTCATCAAACCGGAGGTGGCGTATACGGTCAGGGTGAGTTAGGGTTTCAGGAAGGATATCCTAACAAAAAGAGATCAGTGAGTTATTGTGATAGCGATTTAGGTGAGCTTCAGGCTTTGGCTCTCAGAATGATGAAGAATTAA
- the LOC106385472 gene encoding LOW QUALITY PROTEIN: uncharacterized protein LOC106385472 (The sequence of the model RefSeq protein was modified relative to this genomic sequence to represent the inferred CDS: inserted 2 bases in 1 codon) — translation MASTQSLTVAAKTLRNRIFSRSGSTSAGPSRWATPGHEERPKGYFXPPPGQSRKWEDWELPCYITSFLTIVILGVGLNAKPDLSIETWAHQKALERLEMETLGDSSD, via the exons ATGGCGTCGACGCAGTCCTTGACCGTCGCAGCGAAGACGCTACGCAACCGGATCTTCTCCAGATCCGGATCTACATCCGCCGGGCCGAGTCGATGGGCCACGCCGGGACACGAGGAACGCCCCAAAGGCTACTT TCCGCCACCGGGACAATCGCGCAAATGGGAAGATTGGGAGCTTCCTTGCTACATCACGAGCTTCCTCACGATCGTCATCCTAGGCGTCGGGCTCAATGCTAAACCTGATCTTTCGATCGAGACTTGGGCTCATCAGAAGGCCCTTGAACGCCTCGAGATGGAGACGCTCGGAGATTCGTCCGATTGA